GACGGGCACCAGCGACATGACGCCGGCGGCGAAGACGAAACACCCGCCTGTGCCTGCCACCCGACTCTTGAGCGCCTCCGAGCTCTCCAGCCAGATGGTGCACTGCATGCCCACGACGGTGACGAGCAGGCCCAGGGTGGACAGCGCCAGGGAGACCACCATGAGGATCCGAGACATCTGGAGATCGTAGGACAACGTCGGGACGGACTTGTACATGGAGCACACCGTGCTCCCGTTCAGCCCGTGCATGCATTCCATCCACAGGCCTGTTGAGGCGCCCACTGACACCTCCCAGAAGGGGAGCGCTGTGGTCACCAGGCTGCCCAGTAGGCCAATCAAACCCAGGAAAAAGGCCACCAGCTCCAGACCCAAAGAGACCATTGCCATGAAACGGCGCTGAGGAGACACGGGAACAAATGGAGAGTGAGTACACAAGCAGTTAGCTGACCATATACTAAAAATGCTAACTTGCACAtcaatgagcaaaaaaaaaggattttgagTTGCTTGTTAGCCATGAGCTCTCTTGGAACCAATTAGCGACTAGCTTCTATTAAGTATGCAAAGAACGAGCAAACCAACCAATGAAAGTAGCTATGTCCGCAAACTAGCTAACAATTTTTTTGCAGTCAAATTGTCTTCAAGTTTGTATTTttggtagggctgtgcaattaattgaaattagaATTTCAATTGTTTCACTCCACAACTACAAAATcatcataattgtaaaaaactaaaaaaatattaatactaatttttgagttgtttaaatttatatatttgcacattttcaaaatttatttaatttaaaaatttattaaatgtttcatccaaaaggaacttgcataattatagtgattaaaataattgtatttgtctgaataattttttatttgtgtttttacatttaaacattttcttgttttgtacaaaaaaagatcATTCCAATACACTCCAACttgaagtttttgccaacataaataaacatatatatatatatatatattattattataaattctgtttggtccaaaaggaacttacataattattagtgtttctatttttattttatttgtctcaatatttttaaacattttcttgtttagtACGAAGAAATAAACAGTAATTTGAATGATCATGCTTtcaattattgtcaaaataattgtgatta
The Festucalex cinctus isolate MCC-2025b chromosome 18, RoL_Fcin_1.0, whole genome shotgun sequence genome window above contains:
- the LOC144005892 gene encoding claudin-2-like, which gives rise to MAMVSLGLELVAFFLGLIGLLGSLVTTALPFWEVSVGASTGLWMECMHGLNGSTVCSMYKSVPTLSYDLQMSRILMVVSLALSTLGLLVTVVGMQCTIWLESSEALKSRVAGTGGCFVFAAGVMSLVPVSWAVHQLIGNFSSVPGTCLYLGIASAVVSMLAGCMLAVSFHDGERRGSYTYKCDGGGIPMAVAENSSSLQMGGIGMSSGGQAGFRSCPAGSFLEVHVKPIGSSYDIARCL